A stretch of DNA from Longimicrobiaceae bacterium:
GGCGAAATCACGAATCGCCCGCCGGAGACAGAGGCTCTATCCGACGGCTCTATCCGCTCGCCGGCCGCGGCGACCTTCGTACCCCCCGATCCTCCCGAGTTCGTGCGCTCTCAGACCTTCACGAAGATGCCGCGCTTGTAGAATCCCCACATCACTATCGCCCAGAAGGCAACGAACGTCAGCGCAAACGCCAGCGACGCATTCACCGGCGATAGCCAGGAGGCGAACAGGTTCTGGTAGACCCACGGCTTGATGCCTATTGCACCGTCCGGGGAGGAGATCCAGGGCGTGTCGATCACGTCTGCCATCAGGCTCGAGAGGAAGTAGGCAGCGATCGCATTCATGCCGAGAACCAGGAAGGGGAATGCCCAGCGGCGGCTCCCCTTCACGTCGATCACCCAGTAGCAGGCCGCCAGCAGAATCGCGCCGGCGCCCCCCGTGAAGAGGACGTAGGAGCTGGTCCAGAGACCTTTGTTGATGGGGAAGACGGCATTCCAGGCCAACCCCGCGATCACGCCCACCATCCCTGCCAGGAACAGTCGTCGCGCGATCACCTCGCGCGGCCGCCCCGAGCGCAGCCATTCACCCGCGAACACACCCAGCAGCACGGTGGCAATGGCCGGTAGAGTGCTGAGCAATCCCTCCGGATCCCAGGTGCGGCTGTTCGCGTACAGGTGATCGATCCCGAACACCGCCCGGTCGATATACGCGCCGAGGTCGCGGCCTGGCTCGAGCACGCCTGCTTCACCACCTGGGACCGGCACCCAACTCAGCAGCGCCCAGTAGCCGAGCAACAGGGTGGCCGCGGCGACTGCCCGGCCTCTCGGGGCCAACCACAGGACCAGCACCGCCGCCGCCAGGAACGCGAGGGCGATCCGCTGCAGGACTCCCGGAATGCGAAGGTGACTGTAGTCGAATCCAATCCACGGGTAGCTGTGTAGGACCAGGCCGAGCCCGAACAGGATCGCCGCACGTCTGGCCGACTTCGCCAGGATCGCCGTTCTGGCCTGCCCCCGAGAGATCAGCTTGCCAAACGAATAGGTCATCGCCACGCCGACGATGAACAGGAAGAAGGGGAAGATCAGGTCGGTGGGCGTCCATCCGTGCCATTCCGCGTGCCGGAGCGGCGGATACACCGCGGACCACGTCCCCGGGTTGTTCACCAGCAGCATCCCGGCGATGGTGATCCCGCGAAAGACGTCGAGCGACTGAAGCCGACCGTCCGCCGGCGGGGATACGCGGGAGATCTCGACCCGATGGGCAGGGGCCTCCACATAGGGATCGCGCAGGACGGGTTCGGACATGTGGTCTCCGTGGGCAGGGGTTAGAGGAAGGTAGCCGGGGTTACAGGAAGGCGACGCAGACCGGAGTCGGCACTTCGACCGGGTCGCCAACGGGTGAAAGGCGGCCGCTGACCGGGTCGATTGCGAAGGTCACCAGCGAGCTCGAATCCTGGTTGGCCGCCACGAGGAACTCCCCACCCGGCGCAATGGCGAAGTTGCGCGGAGTGCGCCCGAGCGTCGACTGGTGCTGTACCAGCGTCAGCCGGCCATCGTCGCTTATGGCAAAGACCGCGATGCTGTCGTGACCGCGGTTGGAGCCATAAACGAAGCGACCCGAGGGCGCAACGTGCACGTCCGCACAGGTGTTGGTACCAGTGAACTCCTGCGGCAGCGTGGACACGGTCCCGAGCGATTCCATCGATCCCGATTCGGAATCGTACGACAGCGGCGTCAGAGTGGAATCGAGCTCGTTGATCAGGTACGCCCGGCGACCATCAGGGTGGAAGGCGAGATGCCGCGGCCCCGCCCCCGGTCTGGTCGTCACGCCCGCGCCGTCGGCTGCCGGTACCAGCCGGGCACCCTCGCGATCGAGCACGTATCCCACCACCCGGTCGATCCCCAGATCCACCACGAAGACGTACCGGTGCTCCGGTCCCATCGCGATCCAGTGGGCGTGCGGCCCCTCCTGCCGCTGCGCATCTGGACCCGAGCCGCGATGCTGCACCACGTCCGCAGCTGGAGGGAGCGAACCGTCCGCCTCCAGCCGGAAGAGCGCGGCATTGCCGCTGGAGTAGTTGGCAACCATCACGAACTCCCCGGCCGGGTCGACACTCACGTAGCACGGGTGGGCACCGTGAGTCGGCTGCCGCCCCAATTCCCGCAGGCCGCCGTCGGCCTCGATGGCGAAAGCAACTACGCCGCCGCCATCCGTCCCCTGGAAGTCATCCACCTCGCTGACCGCGTAGAGCCTCGAGCGATCTGGATTCACCGCCAGGTACGACGGGTTCTCCAGCTCGGCCGCGACTCCGTCGAGACGGATGGCCCCGCTGGCCGGATCGAAGGAGGCGCGGTAGATACCCTGGCTGCCCCCTCTGGTATAGGTGCCGATATACATGCTCGAGGCTGCCTGCCGCGCCGAGGTCGGAGAGCACGCGCCGGCGAGCGTAGCATAACCGGCCAGCCCACCCGCGCCGGCGCTCAATCGCACAACGAAGTCTCGCCTGGAAATGGGTCGCATGGGCATAGGCTAGGAGTGACAGTGGCACGGGTGGGCGGTGCCGCTCGTGCCACGAGGCGAAGATCAGGCCAGGCCATCCTGGTTGATGGGGAGCGCGGTCTCCAGCCGGTAGGCCATCAGGCCGCGGATGCCTGGGAGATCGTCCGGGATCGGAATGTGCGGCATGCTCAGGCTGGCGTTGGGGGCGGAGAAGGCAGGGGGAATCCCCCTTCGGGCCGGAGGTACCCTCGATGTACGATCCGCTCTGCGAGCGTCCGATAGTAGGCCGGATCTTCGGGGGTAACCGCTGCCAGGCCGTCCACGTAGCGGTTGTACATGCAGAATAGCGCCGCAATCAGGACCGTATCGTGGATCTCCCGGTCCGTTGCGCCTTCCGCCCGTGCCGCAGCCACGTCGTTGTCGGTGACCAGGCGGCCGTTCTCCTGGACCTTTGCCGCGATCCGCAGCAGTGCCCGCATCTTGGGGCTCACCGGCGCGGTTTCCGGATTGTGCTTCACCGCTTCCACCGTGTCCGACTCACCGAGCAGCAACTCGGCGGCGGCGGTATGGGCGGTGGTGCAGAAGCGGCAGGAGTTGCGGTGAGAGACGAGTGTGGCGATGAGCTCCCGCTCGGCCTGGGTGAGGGTCGAGGGCCCTCGAAGCAGAATCTGCGTCAGCTCGCGAATCGGCTTGCCGGTATCGAGCCGGTACTCCAGCAACCCGGTGATACCTGGCAGGTTCTCCTGCACCGGAACGTACGCACTGTTTCTCATGGGCATTCCTGGGTTGGAGGGTGAGGAGAGAACCAGTGGCTGACGACTTCCCACCGGCCACGATCGCCTCCCACAGCACCCCTCCGCGCAGGCAGACGGCCGCTAGAAAGCAGCCGCAAGCCACGATGAGCACCAGCCGCGTACGGGGAAGAACCCCCGGGCCGGGGCGCGGGCGGTCGCGGTTCGTCGCGTTCGGAGGGGGTTCCGGGCTTCCGGCGGATTGTCAGGACCCGGCAGGAAAGCGACTCAGCGTGGACGGTACTTCTACTATGTCCGCCGGCTGGGCGGTGCACAAGCCTCTCGTCGGCTACCTGCCAGCGTCGGGCGAGACCGTATAAAAAAGGATCAGGCGGCCTCGATGAGGAACGAACACCGCGGCCGCTCGCCCCGCTCGCAGCATTCCCGCGCAGGCAGGCCGCTGACCCGCTCGACGAGCGACTCCGCCAGGGAGCATGCCTCCTCGTGTTCCCTAACGACGCCGGACAGGGGGCACCCGAAGCCGCGGATTCGCCATCCTTCGGGAACCCGCTCCACCTCCACATCCCCGCCGAGCCGGCGCAGCACGTCCGCCGCCAACTGCACCCGCTCCTCCTCCGACCCGTCAGGCGGCGCGACCCCCGCCGCGCGGATGCCCGCCTCACGCAGCAGCTCGCGCACCTCCTCGGGACCGATCCGCTCCTGCAGGAGATCGAGAAGTAGATTCAGGATGGTCCCGTACGCCTTCGGAAACATCTCCTCCGCCTCGGGCGTGATCTCGTAGAGCTGCGCCGGCTTCCCCCCGGTGCCCCGCTCCACCCCCGCCGAGCGCACCATCCCGTCGCGCTGCATCGAGGCGATGTGTGTGCGAACGGCGTTGTCCGTGATCCCCAACCCCGCCGCCAGCTCGTTGATGCTCCGTCGGGATCGCCTCAGCAGTCGCAGGAGCTGCGCGCGCGTTCCCCCGAGTAGACGACCGATCCAGTCCATTGAGGTCTCCGTTGAAAGGCGTCCGGTCCCTTCAAGCTAAGGTGGAAAGCAGCATTTGTCTACTTTCACAATAAAGTTATTGACTTACTGGAATAGGCATTGCATGATGGATGGCGCCGCGAAGGGGCGGCGCTCTTTCCTCAACCGGAGGTCGTCATGTTTGCCAGGATTCTCCTTTCTCTCGCCGGCTCGCTCCTCCTCCTCGTCGTTCCTCGTGGAGCGAATGCTCAGGAGGCAGCCAAGTTGGGCGATCCCGCCATCGCTCACATCGCAGTCACCGCCAACACCATCGATGCGGACATCGCGCGGCTCGCCGAGGGCCGCACCACGAACGACGACGTACTGGCGTTCGCTCGCGTCATGATCTCGACGCACACCGCCGTCAACGAGAAGGCCGCCGCGTTGGCAAAGCGCTTGGGCGTGACCCCACAGGACAACGACGTCAGCCGCACTCTCAATCAAGGAGCGGAGGAAGCGAAGAAGAAGCTGTCGTCGCTACAAGGTGCCGCCTTCGACGCCGCCTATCTCCAGCGCGAGGTCGAATTCCACCAGGCGGTGCTGGACGCGCTCGACCAGACGCTCATCCCCGGCGCCAGCAACGCCGAGCTGAAAGCCCTGCTGCAGGAGGTGCGACCGGTGGTTGCGGCACATCTGGAGAACGCAAAGGCCTTGCAGAAGGGAGGAACGACCGCACACAGATAGCTCTCGACGGCCGGCACGCTCATCCACGGAGGCTTCATGAACCCATTACGTCGCGGACCAGCTCGTGATCGCCGGCCGAGGGCGCTCTCCCGCGCTTCGCTCACCTCGATTACGGCGGCGGCCGTATCTCTGGTCGCCGCCGGCTGTGTCGATGTGGGAACAGGCCCGGGGAAGCACGGAGACCGCCCATTGAACCGCCGCCTCGTCGCCGAAGGGCAGGAGATCTTTCGCTTCGACACCTTCGGAGACGACGTCTACTGGACGGATACCCTGCGCCTGCACGAGGTGATTGCGAGCACGGTCAGCCCGGCACTCGCCCTCGACGTGGGGCTGAAGGTCGATGTGGACGCACTGCCCGATGAGGTGCTGGACGCGATTGTCTCGGGAGACGTCGACCTTCAGGATCCGCAAACCACGGTGACCCTGCTCAAGCTGGGCTCGGTGGTGGGAGTGCAGGGGACGGTCGAGAACATCGACGGCCGGGACACGCTTACCAGCGTGGGAATCACCTGCGCGCTCTGCCACTCCACCGTAGACAACTCGTTCACTGCCGGAATCGGTAGGCGGCTGGACGGCTGGCCGAACACCGATCTCAATGTGGGAGCGATCGTCGCACTGTCACCGGCAATCGACCCGGGACTCAGGGCGATCCTCCAGAGCTGGGGGCCGGGCAGGTACGACCCACGCATCAACATCGATGGCAAGAACACACCGCTCGTGATCCCGCCGGCCTTCGGCCTGCGCGGCGTGGAGCTCGAAACCTACACCGGAGACGGACCGATCTCCTACTGGAACGCCTACGTCGCGGTGACCCAGATGCACGGGAAGGGTACCTTCGTCGACCCGCGGCTGGGAATCCGGGTGATCAACGTTCCAGACGAGGTAACCCCGAAGTTGAGGGCACTGCTGGAGTACCAGCTCAGCCTGACCACTCCGAGACCCCCGCCTGGCAGCTTCGACCCCGTCGCGGCCGAGCGCGGGAAGAAGCTGTTCCGAGGCGTGGCCCGCTGCAGCAGCTGTCACCTTCCGGGCGATCACTTCACCGACGTGAACCGCGGGAAGCTGCACCGACCCGAGGAAACCGGAATGGATCCGGCCTATGCCCGGCGTACCGCCACGGGCAGATACCGCACCACCCCGCTGCGGGCGCTATGGCAGCACCCGCCTTACTTCCACGATGGTAGCGCCGCGACCCTGGAGGAGGTCGTGGAGCACTACGATGCCGAGCTCGACTTGCGATTGACGGAGAGGCAGAAGGCGGATCTGGTGGAGTATTTGAGGACGCTATGAGGAGGAGTTAGGAGCTAAGAATAAAGAAGCCAGGAGCCAGAAGCCAGAAGGGGCCGGCACGAATCCCCGGTGCGCACTTCAGCCCCTGTTCATTCTCGCTTCTGGCTCCTGGCTTCCCTTCTCCCAACTTCTTTACTCCTGACTTCCAGCCCCTTCCTTCAATCCAACTCCCGCACCCAGATATTCCTGAAGCTCAGGGGCGGGCTGGGGTCTCCATGCGCCTGGAGTTTGATGGGAGTCCGGCCGTGCGGCTTGTAGCTCGGCTGCCCGATGTACAGGGTGGGACCCTTGAGCTCCACGTTGTTCTGGATGAGCACTCCGTTGTGGAAGGCGGTCACCCGCGCCGGCGTCTTCACGCTCCCATCGTCGTTGAAGGTCGGCGCGGTCCAGATCACGTCGTAGGTCTGCCACACCCCCTGCGGTAACGACGCGTTCACCAGGGGCGGGTACTGCTTGTAGATGCTGCCCGCCTGGCCGTTCACGTAGGTCTCGTTCTGGTACGAGTCGAGGATCTGCAGCTCGTACCCCGCGTCACCCGGTCCCGTCGATGCCAGGAAGAGACCGCTGTTCCCGCGCGACTGGCCGGTTTGCGTGGTGCCCTCGGGAATCCGGTACTCGAGATGGAGCTGGTAGCTCCCGAAGGTCCGCTTCGTCTCGATGTTCCCGGCCGATTTCTCGACCACCAGCACGCCGTTCTCGATCTTCCACCCCGCCGGTCCCTTGTCCCGCACCGACACCCATTCGTCCAGGTTCGTTCCGTCGAAGAGCACGATCGCATCCGACGGAACGCCATCGTGGCTGATCTGCGGCGGCGTGACGACCGGCGGTACCGGCTCCCACACCTCCGTGTCTTCCGGTCGTGGCCGGTTCTGACCCTGCTGCTGAGCGTGCGCAACGATGGGCACGAGCAGGAGCGCCGGCACGATCAGCACCCTGGCCCAAATCGACGAAGCTGGCTTGTTCATGGTGGTCCGTGTGTGAGAACTCTGTAAGGTGACGAGAGATCCTGCCCGCGGCGCGCTCAGCTGTCAACCTCGACAGGCGCGGGAACGATCTCAACCGGAACGGCCTCCGTCCGCGCGCCGACACCCTCCAGCAGCGAGCGGTACCAGTGCTCCGCCTCGGCCAGGCGGTCGGCGAGCGCCTGGGTTCCCCACACCACGGAGAGGGTCTCCACCGTCTCCGGGCGCGTCTTCGTACGCTGAGCGTCGCGCACCGGGTTGATGCAGGGACCCTCGGCGTCATAGAGGCAGATCAATCCGCTGAGCGACATCTCCTGACCGGAAGGGTTGAAGACGTACGAGCTCCCCTTGGGGGCAATGCGGATGCGGTATGGCGGCCTGGCGAGCGCGCAGTCCACCACACCGATGGGAAAGCCGCTGTGGAGGGAGATCACGTTGCAGATATCCACCGCCAGGTTGATCGACCGCAGCGAGCCCTCCTCGACCGCCCGGACGAGGTACTCCGAGGCGGGTTTGCCGATTCCGCTGGGACGATGCCCTCCGAAGCGTAGCAGGTCCCGGATCGCCTTACGCACAGCTTCGTCGCGCTGGAGCGGAACGTCGGCGTCCAGACGCAGCAGATCCAGGATCTCACCTGGCGTGGAGAGCTCTCCGAGCGGAGCTGGAAAGCGGGTGATGAACGGCGCGATCCGGAGGAGCGGGTGCTCGCGGACCCGGATCACCGGTAAGTCGGAGCGGGTCATTCCTGCAGGGGTTCGATGTTCCGACGAGTGGATGCGGCCCCGGGGCAGCCACCACGCCCGGCGCCATTCCCTGTCGAATGAATATGCGTTCGCCGAGAGCTTGGATACCACCGGCCCATCGGCAGAGGTCCCTGCAGAGGCGTGGCCGCGCCCGCTGAAATCAGTAGAAAACTCCCGCAGCTGACCCTCAGTAGAGCCTGAACCCGGGAGAAACCGGCACGACGTCGTACCCGATAAGCCAGGGACCGTAGGCGATAAGGATGAGCGCGATCGCGGCGGCGACCCACACGCCCAGACGGTCGAGGGCCGGCTCCCACCCGGTCTGCGCTGGAGCGGTGAGGGTTCGAGACACCGGCACGTCGCGCGGAGCACCCTGCTGGCGGCCCGCCACGATCGTCAGACCGATGACCAGGAAGAAGAGCATCACGCCCGCGAACATGATGCTGCCGCCGACGCCGGTGAGGATCCCCGGCAGCCGCCAGGCCTCGCTCGAGTAGGTTGCTTCCGCCATGAAGGTCCGTCGCGGCATCCCCTCCAACCCCCCCGAGATCATCCCCCGAGCAAAGATGAGGAGGCCGATCGTATACGTCCACGCGGATGCGAGGGCGAGTCGCCGGCTGAAGAGGGAGCGTCCAGTCAGGTAAGGGATCAGCCAGTACGCCACTCCCATGAAGGTGAGGGCGACCGCGCTTCCCACCGTCATGTGAAAGTGGCCGGGCACCCAGGTGGTATTGTGGACCACCTGATTCATGGTGAAGCTGGCGTTGATCAACCCCGTCGCCCCGCCGAGCACGAAGGTGATCATCGCCAGCAGCTGCGCCACAACGGACGGATCACCCCAGGGCAACTTACGGATCCAGCCCAGCAGCCCTCGCCCGCCCGCGCGCCTGCCGCCGATCTCCAGCGCCGCCATCACCGAAAAAGCGGTGGCGAGGCTGGGGAAGAAGACACCAAACGTCAGCACGCCGTGAATGGCCTTCATCACGTTGCTGATCCCCGGATCGGCGTACTGGTGATGGAATCCCGTGGGGATGGAGAGCAACAGGAAGAGGATCCACACGATCCGCGTGTAGGAATCGCTGATCAGCACGCCTCCCACCTGCCGCGGAATCAGGGCATACCAGGATACGTATGCGGGTAGCAACCAGGCATATACGATCGCATGTCCGGTGAACCAGAAGAGGGTCCGCGTGAGCAGCGGATCCACCTCCGCGCGAAGGCCCAATGTCCAGGGGAGAAGGAAGACCAGGAACTCCACCGCAATGGGGATGGAGGCGAGCAACCACATCAGGTACGAGGTCACGGAGATGTACCCGAGCAACGGGATCCGCTGACCGGGGTGCTCCCGCCTCCATCCCCTGAGCGCGATGAGCATGTTCGCCAGCGCCAGCCAGGTGCTGACGACCACGAGAGCCAGGCCCAGGTAGTAGGTCCAGTGCGCCTGCAGCGGTGCGTAGGAGGTGTACAGGACGCTGGCACGGTTCCCTACGACCGCGTAGATCACGAGGATGTTGCCGGCTACCAGGGCGGCAAGCGAGCTCCAGAGCAGGCCGCTGTGGAGCGGTCGAGCCAGAGCGCGCGCCGTCATCAAGGGCAGGAAAGCGTTGGAGAAGGAGAAGGTGAAGATGAGGACGTTGGCCACGCCGTGGGCCGTGAGTCCCTGATAGTACGTACGCAGCCCGGGGAACCACCCCAGGATGCTGATCCCCGCGTAGGAAAGGGCGTTGGCGAGGCCGTGGAAGACTCCGGCGATCAGAGCCGCATAGCCGATGTACACTGTCCACCGCAGCACCCGCCGCTGTGCGGCAGGCAGATCGTAGCCCTCGGGATCGAGGACGATCGAGGTCAGAGAGGCCATGCTTGCGCGCGAATCAGAATCAGTGAGTGGCCAGGTGGGCGGCGCCTCCGTCGCTCGCAGACGCAGTCTGCACGAGCGGGATGTCGGTTCCGGGTTCTTCCACCAGCACCCGACCGTACATCACGTGGTGACCGAGGCCGCAGTATTCGTGGCAGAGTAGCAGGTGCTCCCCCGGTTCGGAGAACCGGTAGGTATTCCGGGAGATCTGACCCGGTATCAGCATCAGATTGAGCCGCGTGCCCTCGATGTGGAAGCCGTGAATCACGTCCGCGCTGGTGGCCGTGAAGGTGATCTCGGCGCCCGCGGGCACCCGGATGTCCGCCGGGTGAAAGCTCCATGCGCGCCCGACCACCACCACCTCGTATTGCCCTTCGCCACGCTGGTAGACTCCCGGCCGGTCGAAGGGCGGCGTCGTGGCGACCTCGGCAGGATCGATGCGTCCGGCCTCTCCCGGCAGGTGAAGCCCGTGCACCACGGTGGCGTAGACGAGCGCCAGGGCGCATGCCGCCAGCACGAAGATTCCCACGGTGAGAAATGCCTTTTCGTAAACGTGGATCTTCATCCTCTCCTCACCGCTCGAGCAGCCGGACGTAGAGAATGATCCAGATCGCCGCGATGATCATGAGGATGATCATCACGAGAAAGAGCGTTCCCGTGGTGGTCGGCTCCTCCTCGGGCAGGAGCTCGGTATCCGCCGGATCGCTGGAGCCCGTGGCCGGAATGAG
This window harbors:
- a CDS encoding heparan-alpha-glucosaminide N-acetyltransferase domain-containing protein, with the protein product MSEPVLRDPYVEAPAHRVEISRVSPPADGRLQSLDVFRGITIAGMLLVNNPGTWSAVYPPLRHAEWHGWTPTDLIFPFFLFIVGVAMTYSFGKLISRGQARTAILAKSARRAAILFGLGLVLHSYPWIGFDYSHLRIPGVLQRIALAFLAAAVLVLWLAPRGRAVAAATLLLGYWALLSWVPVPGGEAGVLEPGRDLGAYIDRAVFGIDHLYANSRTWDPEGLLSTLPAIATVLLGVFAGEWLRSGRPREVIARRLFLAGMVGVIAGLAWNAVFPINKGLWTSSYVLFTGGAGAILLAACYWVIDVKGSRRWAFPFLVLGMNAIAAYFLSSLMADVIDTPWISSPDGAIGIKPWVYQNLFASWLSPVNASLAFALTFVAFWAIVMWGFYKRGIFVKV
- a CDS encoding lactonase family protein; translated protein: MRPISRRDFVVRLSAGAGGLAGYATLAGACSPTSARQAASSMYIGTYTRGGSQGIYRASFDPASGAIRLDGVAAELENPSYLAVNPDRSRLYAVSEVDDFQGTDGGGVVAFAIEADGGLRELGRQPTHGAHPCYVSVDPAGEFVMVANYSSGNAALFRLEADGSLPPAADVVQHRGSGPDAQRQEGPHAHWIAMGPEHRYVFVVDLGIDRVVGYVLDREGARLVPAADGAGVTTRPGAGPRHLAFHPDGRRAYLINELDSTLTPLSYDSESGSMESLGTVSTLPQEFTGTNTCADVHVAPSGRFVYGSNRGHDSIAVFAISDDGRLTLVQHQSTLGRTPRNFAIAPGGEFLVAANQDSSSLVTFAIDPVSGRLSPVGDPVEVPTPVCVAFL
- a CDS encoding peroxidase-related enzyme (This protein belongs to a clade of uncharacterized proteins related to peroxidases such as the alkylhydroperoxidase AhpD.); the encoded protein is MRNSAYVPVQENLPGITGLLEYRLDTGKPIRELTQILLRGPSTLTQAERELIATLVSHRNSCRFCTTAHTAAAELLLGESDTVEAVKHNPETAPVSPKMRALLRIAAKVQENGRLVTDNDVAAARAEGATDREIHDTVLIAALFCMYNRYVDGLAAVTPEDPAYYRTLAERIVHRGYLRPEGGFPLPSPPPTPA
- a CDS encoding ArsR family transcriptional regulator → MDWIGRLLGGTRAQLLRLLRRSRRSINELAAGLGITDNAVRTHIASMQRDGMVRSAGVERGTGGKPAQLYEITPEAEEMFPKAYGTILNLLLDLLQERIGPEEVRELLREAGIRAAGVAPPDGSEEERVQLAADVLRRLGGDVEVERVPEGWRIRGFGCPLSGVVREHEEACSLAESLVERVSGLPARECCERGERPRCSFLIEAA
- a CDS encoding DUF4142 domain-containing protein, which produces MGDPAIAHIAVTANTIDADIARLAEGRTTNDDVLAFARVMISTHTAVNEKAAALAKRLGVTPQDNDVSRTLNQGAEEAKKKLSSLQGAAFDAAYLQREVEFHQAVLDALDQTLIPGASNAELKALLQEVRPVVAAHLENAKALQKGGTTAHR
- a CDS encoding DUF1080 domain-containing protein gives rise to the protein MNKPASSIWARVLIVPALLLVPIVAHAQQQGQNRPRPEDTEVWEPVPPVVTPPQISHDGVPSDAIVLFDGTNLDEWVSVRDKGPAGWKIENGVLVVEKSAGNIETKRTFGSYQLHLEYRIPEGTTQTGQSRGNSGLFLASTGPGDAGYELQILDSYQNETYVNGQAGSIYKQYPPLVNASLPQGVWQTYDVIWTAPTFNDDGSVKTPARVTAFHNGVLIQNNVELKGPTLYIGQPSYKPHGRTPIKLQAHGDPSPPLSFRNIWVRELD
- a CDS encoding phenylalanine--tRNA ligase beta subunit-related protein translates to MTRSDLPVIRVREHPLLRIAPFITRFPAPLGELSTPGEILDLLRLDADVPLQRDEAVRKAIRDLLRFGGHRPSGIGKPASEYLVRAVEEGSLRSINLAVDICNVISLHSGFPIGVVDCALARPPYRIRIAPKGSSYVFNPSGQEMSLSGLICLYDAEGPCINPVRDAQRTKTRPETVETLSVVWGTQALADRLAEAEHWYRSLLEGVGARTEAVPVEIVPAPVEVDS
- a CDS encoding cbb3-type cytochrome c oxidase subunit I; amino-acid sequence: MASLTSIVLDPEGYDLPAAQRRVLRWTVYIGYAALIAGVFHGLANALSYAGISILGWFPGLRTYYQGLTAHGVANVLIFTFSFSNAFLPLMTARALARPLHSGLLWSSLAALVAGNILVIYAVVGNRASVLYTSYAPLQAHWTYYLGLALVVVSTWLALANMLIALRGWRREHPGQRIPLLGYISVTSYLMWLLASIPIAVEFLVFLLPWTLGLRAEVDPLLTRTLFWFTGHAIVYAWLLPAYVSWYALIPRQVGGVLISDSYTRIVWILFLLLSIPTGFHHQYADPGISNVMKAIHGVLTFGVFFPSLATAFSVMAALEIGGRRAGGRGLLGWIRKLPWGDPSVVAQLLAMITFVLGGATGLINASFTMNQVVHNTTWVPGHFHMTVGSAVALTFMGVAYWLIPYLTGRSLFSRRLALASAWTYTIGLLIFARGMISGGLEGMPRRTFMAEATYSSEAWRLPGILTGVGGSIMFAGVMLFFLVIGLTIVAGRQQGAPRDVPVSRTLTAPAQTGWEPALDRLGVWVAAAIALILIAYGPWLIGYDVVPVSPGFRLY
- a CDS encoding cytochrome c oxidase subunit II, whose product is MKIHVYEKAFLTVGIFVLAACALALVYATVVHGLHLPGEAGRIDPAEVATTPPFDRPGVYQRGEGQYEVVVVGRAWSFHPADIRVPAGAEITFTATSADVIHGFHIEGTRLNLMLIPGQISRNTYRFSEPGEHLLLCHEYCGLGHHVMYGRVLVEEPGTDIPLVQTASASDGGAAHLATH